The proteins below come from a single Gimesia chilikensis genomic window:
- a CDS encoding RNA polymerase sigma factor, producing MNQKLDDAAIMKRVCAGEYLLFDELVLRYRQRLLRFAWSKYGNQCAAEDLVQEAFLAAYAARETYNPAFAFSTWLWTIFLNLCRRHYKREMKQPREVVRSALGTSEEIRIPEPSSTETPLQTALRTEQFELLVAYLADLPEVQADALRLRFFGGLKFSEIALTMECSLSAAKIRVKNGLLQLAQRFSEETPSEGEVS from the coding sequence ATGAATCAGAAACTGGACGATGCCGCCATCATGAAGCGCGTCTGTGCAGGAGAATATCTCCTGTTCGACGAACTTGTGTTGCGCTATCGTCAGCGTCTGTTACGCTTCGCCTGGAGCAAATACGGGAACCAATGTGCCGCGGAGGACCTCGTGCAGGAAGCATTCCTGGCTGCCTATGCGGCCCGGGAGACTTACAATCCTGCCTTTGCCTTTTCAACCTGGCTCTGGACGATCTTCCTGAACCTCTGTCGTCGGCATTACAAGCGGGAAATGAAGCAACCCCGCGAAGTCGTGCGGTCTGCATTGGGAACCAGCGAAGAAATCAGGATTCCCGAGCCCAGTTCGACCGAAACACCCCTGCAGACCGCTCTCAGAACCGAGCAGTTTGAACTGCTGGTGGCTTACCTGGCTGATCTGCCGGAAGTCCAGGCGGATGCACTCCGTCTGCGGTTTTTTGGAGGCCTGAAATTCTCTGAAATTGCTCTGACGATGGAATGCAGTCTTTCGGCTGCAAAAATACGTGTGAAAAATGGATTGCTTCAACTCGCTCAGCGTTTTTCTGAAGAGACCCCTTCAGAAGGAGAAGTCTCATGA
- the fae gene encoding formaldehyde-activating enzyme: MSMFVGESLVGEGNEVAHIDLLIGDKNGPVGTAFANALSSQKMGHSNLLAVLTPNLAVKPATVMVTKVTIKGAKQAVQMFGPAQYAVAKAVADSVEAGVIPKDQCEELVIVCGVFIHWEADDDKKIFDYNYEATKEAIARAMKNEPSADEMIAKKSEASHPFYAG; encoded by the coding sequence ATGTCTATGTTTGTCGGTGAGTCGCTTGTCGGTGAAGGTAATGAAGTTGCTCATATCGATCTGTTGATTGGTGACAAAAACGGCCCCGTCGGGACCGCCTTTGCAAACGCCCTGTCCAGCCAGAAAATGGGTCACAGCAACCTGCTCGCTGTTCTGACACCCAACCTGGCCGTTAAGCCCGCAACCGTCATGGTTACCAAAGTGACCATCAAAGGTGCCAAGCAGGCCGTTCAGATGTTTGGTCCTGCCCAGTATGCCGTCGCTAAAGCTGTTGCAGACAGCGTTGAAGCAGGCGTCATCCCTAAAGATCAGTGCGAAGAGCTGGTCATCGTCTGTGGTGTCTTCATCCACTGGGAAGCTGACGACGACAAGAAGATCTTCGATTACAACTACGAAGCCACCAAGGAAGCCATCGCACGGGCCATGAAGAATGAGCCTTCTGCTGATGAAATGATCGCCAAGAAGAGTGAAGCATCTCACCCCTTCTACGCCGGCTGA
- a CDS encoding NADP-dependent methylenetetrahydromethanopterin/methylenetetrahydrofolate dehydrogenase encodes MKKILIQLDSSQHASTFDRVVAIDAGVDELMSYHEVTPVNVEALVHGAMFTRGPEDLKNTALFIGGSDTHSGENLLRKVQETFFGPVRVSVMMDSNGCNTTAAAAVLAAGKHLDFSQTKALVLGGTGPVGLRAAQLLARRGAEVVLASRSEERAQAACDAIAGLVEDARLQPLSLKDHKQLEAVNQETSLIIAAGAAGVKLLPAACWKPLKNLKVVIDLNAVPPAGIEEVDVMDKATERDGKICYGAIGVGGTKMKIHKAAIRKLFEANDLVLDTEEIYQIGVELQS; translated from the coding sequence ATGAAAAAAATACTGATTCAACTGGATTCCAGTCAGCATGCCAGCACGTTTGATCGCGTCGTCGCCATTGATGCCGGCGTGGATGAATTGATGAGCTATCACGAAGTAACTCCCGTCAACGTCGAAGCACTCGTGCATGGTGCCATGTTTACCCGCGGACCGGAAGATCTCAAAAACACCGCACTCTTCATCGGTGGCAGTGATACCCATTCGGGTGAAAACCTGCTGCGAAAAGTTCAGGAGACCTTCTTTGGACCCGTGCGGGTTTCGGTCATGATGGATTCCAATGGTTGCAATACCACCGCAGCTGCAGCCGTGCTCGCGGCAGGCAAGCATCTCGATTTCTCCCAAACCAAAGCGCTGGTGCTCGGCGGCACCGGCCCCGTCGGTCTCCGCGCGGCACAACTGCTGGCCCGTCGTGGCGCTGAAGTGGTCCTCGCCTCCCGCTCGGAAGAACGAGCCCAGGCTGCCTGTGATGCGATTGCCGGACTCGTCGAAGACGCCCGGCTGCAACCGCTGTCGCTGAAAGACCACAAACAACTGGAAGCCGTCAACCAGGAGACCAGCCTGATCATCGCTGCCGGAGCAGCCGGCGTCAAACTGCTCCCCGCAGCCTGCTGGAAGCCCCTGAAGAATCTCAAGGTCGTCATCGACTTAAACGCAGTTCCACCTGCCGGCATCGAAGAGGTCGACGTCATGGACAAGGCCACTGAGCGGGATGGAAAAATCTGTTACGGTGCCATCGGGGTCGGCGGGACTAAGATGAAAATTCACAAAGCCGCCATCCGTAAACTCTTCGAAGCCAATGATCTCGTTCTCGATACCGAAGAGATCTATCAGATCGGCGTCGAACTGCAGTCCTGA